A DNA window from Maribellus comscasis contains the following coding sequences:
- a CDS encoding sulfatase encodes MKKLKLIIAIFVFFPLLLQAQERPNIIFILADDLGYIDLGCYGNPFNETPVLDQLAKNGMSFTQAYAHPACSPSRAALMTGKHPARLQITTALGLDRQEPNSPVVVPKTVENLPSSEITLAEILKRNGYNTGMVGKWHLGDTDKTGAFAQGFDYNRVISKNALDYYNYGISSNGKTIFEDNGSEYLTDKLTDYAVEFIQTQQKEHPFFLYLAYSAPHLLIIPKAEKVSKYMWKYNKFEGKYNPYYATMVESLDDGIGKIIKELERLKLDENTLIIFMSDNGGIGMDQIAYRPTTMEPLRKWKGHVYEGGIRVPLIMFWKNKIKADSKNENYVIIQDFVPTIMELIGDKAIPSNVDGKSILSTMYNPAAKFERGPVYFHFPHFSGQGGRPAGAVRDGAWKLVENYETGETELFNLDEDISESNDFKSENPKKAKELFSMLKKWQNEIDAKMPVKKDKQ; translated from the coding sequence ATGAAAAAGCTAAAGCTGATAATTGCCATTTTTGTTTTTTTCCCTTTGCTACTCCAAGCACAGGAAAGACCCAATATTATCTTTATACTGGCCGACGATCTTGGATACATAGATTTAGGTTGCTATGGTAATCCGTTTAATGAAACACCTGTTTTAGATCAACTTGCCAAAAACGGCATGTCATTCACACAAGCTTACGCCCATCCGGCCTGTAGTCCTTCAAGAGCTGCTCTCATGACGGGTAAACATCCGGCCAGGTTACAAATCACCACAGCTTTGGGTCTTGACAGACAAGAGCCAAATTCTCCTGTAGTTGTGCCCAAAACGGTAGAAAACCTCCCCTCTTCCGAAATAACATTGGCTGAAATTTTAAAAAGAAACGGGTACAATACCGGCATGGTTGGAAAGTGGCATTTGGGGGATACGGATAAAACAGGAGCTTTTGCCCAGGGATTCGATTACAACAGGGTTATTAGTAAAAATGCACTGGATTATTACAATTACGGAATATCAAGTAACGGAAAAACTATTTTTGAAGACAACGGTTCGGAATACCTCACGGATAAACTTACCGACTATGCTGTTGAATTTATCCAAACACAGCAAAAAGAACATCCTTTCTTTTTGTATCTCGCATACTCTGCTCCTCATCTTTTAATCATTCCGAAAGCAGAAAAAGTGAGCAAGTACATGTGGAAATACAACAAGTTTGAGGGAAAATATAACCCGTATTATGCCACAATGGTTGAAAGTTTGGATGATGGGATTGGAAAGATCATTAAAGAACTGGAACGCCTAAAACTGGACGAAAATACCTTGATAATTTTTATGTCAGACAATGGCGGTATCGGAATGGATCAAATAGCCTACCGCCCGACAACGATGGAACCATTACGAAAATGGAAAGGCCATGTGTACGAAGGAGGTATCCGCGTTCCGTTAATTATGTTCTGGAAAAATAAAATAAAAGCGGATTCAAAAAATGAAAACTATGTCATTATCCAGGATTTTGTACCCACCATTATGGAGCTAATTGGAGATAAAGCGATTCCTTCCAACGTAGATGGGAAAAGTATTCTTTCCACAATGTACAATCCGGCTGCCAAATTTGAAAGAGGTCCTGTTTATTTTCATTTTCCTCATTTTAGCGGACAAGGCGGAAGACCGGCCGGGGCCGTGCGTGATGGAGCATGGAAACTGGTAGAAAATTATGAAACGGGAGAAACAGAACTTTTCAATTTAGACGAAGATATTTCGGAAAGCAATGATTTTAAATCTGAAAACCCCAAAAAGGCAAAAGAGCTTTTCAGTATGCTAAAAAAATGGCAAAATGAAATTGACGCAAAAATGCCCGTAAAAAAAGACAAGCAATAA
- a CDS encoding glycosyl hydrolase, giving the protein MKIYFVTIIVLFIGFAGVPANGQNSDDYQNIKNSFLNPPQSARPKVYWWCLNGNIDTVRAKQELHAMKDAGIAGFDFFEIGVPPSDTMIPGGPAFMSDQSLQLIKFAVDEAGKLGLTVGLNLASSWNAGGNWVKPEHGGKSLYSSKISIKGNAQAQKIKLPFPEISFPKESLIGGNGETLIPFSKNGRPEYYEEIAVLAIPSAIEEGKLDTANIIDLTRFFNPETDELNWKAPAGDWEICRYVCSNSGQQVVRPSPFSAGLTIDHFDSTAVETHLMYIINRLLPVLGDFRKTALKSFYLASYEARGFVWTSTLPEEFKKVNGYDIRKFIPSLFEPERFKNETAEKIQTDFKKTLSELMINNLYKKSKEVCNRYGLKINSEAGGPGYPLYNGPAEPLKAQGSIDIPRGEFWVNHSRFYKDGNDSIDILRVVKEAAAASHIYEKGIVEEEAFTSFMHWQEGPFDMKPFGDRAFCEGMNRVVFHGFSHNISNSGFPGYVYHAGTHFNDKRVWWPKAKPFIDYVSRVSAVFQETNFKADVLWYYGDKVPNSATPKNTHFKVGPGYDYEVINTEILLDKLSVKNGKLILSNGAEFSLLVLEDEGNINSKVLKKLEELVKQGAVIIGEKPEKVDDVVAKTARKKLLNNLWSNASGLSENKLPSKGKIYSGISPLKMLQTLNVQPDIDYSENNSGAIDFIHFSKNDLDFYFIRNTQNEWLSRNIKFRQQNKSPEIWNPVSGEIFPASIFNRSEEYVNLPLTLPPYGACFVVFKKSSLPPKFTAISGTTPPLFEYTSEGINFLQEGTFSLEGSVQSLSVQNKIETNTIDGPWNVEFAKDWGAPEKTTFPKLISWTESPIEGIKYYSGTATYKKTFEHEAKTKKGNESIYLYLGEISKVADVWLNGIHLGISWAKPYRFEVTNIIKQGENTITIEVANVWSNRLTGDAITGQKFTNTSIRTTIVPAKTMESGDQKRYPWAEVPLIKSGLLGPVTIQTFHPVTIN; this is encoded by the coding sequence ATGAAAATATATTTTGTAACAATAATAGTCCTCTTCATTGGATTTGCCGGTGTACCGGCAAATGGACAAAACAGTGACGACTACCAAAATATTAAAAATAGTTTTCTCAATCCGCCACAGTCGGCTCGTCCAAAAGTATACTGGTGGTGTCTTAACGGAAACATTGATACCGTGCGCGCCAAACAAGAACTCCATGCGATGAAAGATGCCGGAATTGCAGGTTTTGATTTCTTTGAAATTGGTGTTCCGCCTTCAGATACGATGATTCCGGGAGGACCGGCATTTATGAGCGACCAATCTCTTCAGTTAATAAAATTTGCGGTGGATGAAGCCGGGAAACTCGGATTAACAGTTGGATTAAACCTGGCCAGCAGCTGGAATGCGGGAGGAAACTGGGTAAAACCTGAACATGGAGGAAAATCGCTGTATTCCTCAAAAATCAGTATAAAAGGAAACGCTCAAGCTCAAAAAATAAAACTTCCCTTTCCTGAAATTTCATTTCCCAAAGAATCACTTATTGGAGGGAACGGCGAGACGTTGATACCATTCAGCAAAAATGGCAGGCCTGAATATTACGAAGAAATAGCTGTCCTTGCCATTCCTTCCGCAATTGAAGAAGGCAAACTCGACACAGCAAATATTATTGATCTTACCCGGTTTTTCAATCCTGAAACAGACGAGCTTAATTGGAAAGCTCCGGCAGGAGACTGGGAAATATGCCGATATGTTTGTTCCAATTCAGGCCAGCAGGTAGTTCGTCCCAGCCCGTTTTCTGCGGGTTTAACCATCGACCATTTCGACTCCACAGCCGTGGAAACACACCTCATGTATATTATCAACCGGCTGCTGCCTGTTCTAGGAGACTTCCGAAAAACAGCGTTAAAAAGCTTCTACCTTGCCAGTTACGAAGCCCGAGGTTTTGTATGGACGTCAACATTACCAGAGGAATTTAAAAAAGTAAACGGTTATGACATTAGAAAATTTATTCCGTCGCTTTTTGAGCCTGAACGATTTAAAAACGAAACCGCCGAAAAAATCCAGACTGATTTCAAAAAAACGTTGTCAGAATTAATGATCAATAATTTGTATAAAAAATCAAAAGAAGTTTGTAACCGTTACGGTTTAAAAATAAACAGCGAGGCGGGCGGCCCTGGCTATCCGCTTTATAACGGGCCTGCCGAACCGTTAAAGGCACAAGGCTCAATTGATATTCCCCGCGGTGAATTCTGGGTTAATCATTCGCGTTTTTACAAGGATGGAAATGATAGTATTGATATTCTCCGTGTCGTTAAAGAAGCGGCAGCGGCGTCACATATTTATGAAAAAGGGATTGTGGAAGAAGAAGCATTTACCTCGTTTATGCATTGGCAGGAAGGTCCGTTTGACATGAAACCCTTTGGCGACCGGGCATTTTGTGAGGGAATGAACCGCGTTGTTTTTCACGGTTTCAGCCACAACATCAGCAATTCAGGTTTCCCCGGATATGTATATCATGCAGGAACGCATTTTAACGACAAGCGGGTTTGGTGGCCAAAAGCAAAACCTTTTATCGATTATGTTTCAAGAGTTTCTGCCGTTTTTCAGGAAACGAATTTTAAGGCCGACGTACTTTGGTATTACGGAGATAAAGTACCGAATTCTGCGACGCCTAAAAACACCCATTTTAAGGTAGGCCCGGGCTACGATTATGAAGTTATTAATACGGAAATTCTACTTGACAAACTTTCGGTAAAAAATGGGAAACTGATTTTATCCAATGGCGCTGAATTTAGCTTGCTGGTGTTGGAAGATGAAGGAAATATAAATTCAAAAGTGCTTAAAAAACTGGAAGAACTGGTAAAACAAGGAGCCGTAATTATCGGCGAGAAACCCGAAAAAGTGGATGATGTTGTCGCAAAAACTGCCAGAAAGAAGTTGCTTAACAATTTATGGAGTAACGCATCAGGCCTTTCAGAAAATAAACTGCCTTCAAAAGGAAAAATATATTCAGGAATTTCTCCGCTTAAAATGTTACAAACTCTGAATGTTCAGCCCGATATTGATTATTCAGAAAATAACTCAGGGGCGATCGATTTTATTCATTTCAGCAAAAACGACCTTGATTTTTATTTTATCCGAAATACACAAAATGAATGGCTTTCCCGCAATATAAAATTCAGACAGCAGAATAAATCGCCTGAAATCTGGAATCCGGTTTCCGGCGAAATTTTCCCGGCGTCTATTTTTAACCGTTCAGAAGAATATGTAAATCTTCCGCTAACTCTCCCTCCTTACGGAGCTTGTTTTGTCGTTTTCAAAAAATCTTCTCTTCCACCAAAATTCACAGCGATTTCAGGAACAACTCCTCCGCTTTTCGAATACACATCCGAAGGAATTAACTTTTTACAGGAAGGAACTTTTTCATTGGAAGGTTCAGTACAATCGCTTTCTGTTCAGAATAAAATTGAAACAAATACAATAGACGGCCCCTGGAATGTTGAGTTTGCCAAAGATTGGGGAGCACCGGAAAAAACCACGTTTCCGAAACTCATTTCATGGACTGAATCGCCGATTGAAGGAATAAAATATTATTCGGGAACAGCGACCTACAAAAAAACATTTGAACACGAGGCTAAAACAAAAAAGGGCAATGAAAGTATCTATCTCTACTTGGGTGAAATATCAAAAGTAGCAGACGTTTGGTTAAATGGGATACACCTTGGAATTAGCTGGGCAAAACCTTATCGTTTCGAGGTGACAAACATTATCAAACAAGGAGAAAACACAATTACCATAGAAGTAGCCAACGTGTGGTCGAACCGATTAACAGGCGATGCTATTACCGGACAAAAATTCACAAATACCAGCATTCGAACAACCATTGTGCCGGCCAAAACGATGGAATCCGGCGACCAAAAACGTTATCCATGGGCTGAAGTACCTCTTATTAAATCGGGGCTGCTGGGACCCGTGACCATTCAAACCTTTCATCCGGTAACCATAAATTAA
- a CDS encoding sialate O-acetylesterase, with protein sequence MKRLFIIATVPLLLIFYSSSFAEIKPARIFSDNMVLQREIKIPVWGTAIPNEKITVFFKEKSVSGTANASGKWKVFLPEFEAGGPYCLKIKGKSDSIVFNNVLVGDVWFASGQSNMTHPVQGWEWIPHSAIENYKDELQDTNYPEVRLFNVPKFPSPVEQEDLISGEWQTASSNSVEGFSAIGWFFAKKLNTDLNIPIGIIHASWGGTPIRTWLDRPSLELFSDSINLPPRPQNFEKDEWKETAFASIKQQRIRRNQISYPPKELTEQITADNYDDTNWSETDFPFEKDSNVVWFRKKINIPVKYRNQTLHLSLGFLNRQSQVFLNGVELGYFQYPKPVTTEIPPNILKQGENILTIRLAQPFGSAQTLGGKDDFFIATRGNAFHIDISKKWKMNAQLETVNPPEKSFQSNPAFLFNGMVAPVIPFGIKGFIWYQGESDAGRPFLYEKMFNQLITVWRRHWLLGDLPFLFFQISNTELSHHFEVFDDSRCLIRITQQNALKLPNTGMVVCLDIGDPYDVHAKSKKDFAERLALQAEDKVYKMKVISDGPEAESYIVKNNTIEVNFKTKENLLVIPNDKLNGFEIAGADMQYHPAKIKIEGTHLIISSPQVKKPVVARYAWENNPRCTLYNSAGLPAAPFSTIFLENENNIYK encoded by the coding sequence ATGAAACGACTTTTTATAATAGCAACTGTCCCATTACTGCTTATCTTCTATTCGAGTAGTTTTGCAGAGATTAAACCGGCCCGTATTTTTTCTGACAATATGGTTCTTCAGCGGGAAATTAAAATCCCGGTTTGGGGAACGGCAATTCCAAATGAAAAAATCACCGTCTTTTTTAAGGAAAAATCTGTCTCTGGAACGGCAAATGCTTCAGGGAAATGGAAGGTCTTTCTCCCTGAATTTGAAGCAGGTGGCCCTTATTGTTTAAAAATAAAAGGGAAATCCGACAGCATCGTCTTTAATAATGTACTTGTGGGCGATGTCTGGTTTGCTTCCGGCCAGTCAAATATGACTCATCCGGTTCAGGGTTGGGAGTGGATTCCGCACTCCGCTATTGAAAATTATAAGGATGAACTTCAGGACACCAACTATCCTGAAGTCAGGCTTTTTAATGTGCCCAAATTCCCTTCTCCTGTAGAACAGGAAGATTTAATCTCAGGAGAATGGCAAACAGCAAGTTCGAATTCAGTGGAAGGCTTTTCTGCCATTGGATGGTTTTTTGCAAAAAAATTAAATACAGATCTAAACATCCCAATTGGAATTATCCATGCTTCCTGGGGCGGAACACCCATTCGCACCTGGCTCGACAGGCCATCACTTGAACTGTTCAGCGATTCAATAAATCTTCCTCCGCGTCCTCAAAATTTTGAAAAAGATGAATGGAAAGAAACGGCGTTTGCATCCATTAAACAACAGAGGATTCGCCGCAATCAAATTAGTTACCCGCCGAAAGAACTGACAGAACAAATTACTGCTGACAATTACGACGATACGAATTGGAGTGAGACTGATTTTCCATTCGAAAAGGACAGCAATGTTGTTTGGTTTCGCAAAAAAATAAATATACCGGTGAAATACCGTAATCAAACGCTTCATCTGTCGTTGGGATTCCTGAATCGTCAAAGCCAGGTATTTTTGAACGGTGTTGAACTCGGCTATTTTCAATATCCAAAACCGGTAACAACCGAAATCCCGCCCAACATTTTAAAACAAGGCGAAAATATACTGACCATTCGGCTGGCGCAACCTTTTGGTTCGGCTCAAACACTTGGGGGAAAAGACGATTTTTTCATCGCAACCAGAGGTAATGCTTTCCACATCGATATTTCTAAAAAATGGAAAATGAACGCGCAACTTGAAACTGTAAATCCCCCTGAAAAAAGTTTTCAGAGTAACCCTGCATTTCTTTTCAACGGTATGGTGGCTCCGGTAATTCCTTTCGGAATAAAAGGTTTTATCTGGTACCAGGGAGAATCAGACGCAGGCAGGCCATTTCTATATGAAAAAATGTTCAACCAATTAATCACAGTTTGGAGACGACATTGGCTACTTGGAGATTTACCTTTCTTATTTTTCCAAATCTCAAATACCGAACTCTCCCACCATTTTGAAGTTTTTGACGATTCTCGTTGCCTTATTCGGATAACACAACAAAATGCACTGAAACTCCCCAATACAGGAATGGTAGTTTGTTTGGATATTGGCGACCCTTACGATGTTCATGCAAAAAGCAAAAAAGATTTTGCAGAAAGACTGGCACTGCAGGCTGAAGATAAAGTTTACAAAATGAAGGTCATTTCTGACGGGCCAGAGGCGGAATCGTATATCGTAAAAAACAATACAATAGAGGTAAACTTTAAAACGAAAGAAAACTTACTCGTAATTCCGAATGACAAACTCAATGGTTTTGAAATTGCCGGTGCTGACATGCAATATCACCCGGCAAAAATTAAAATAGAAGGCACTCACCTTATTATTTCCTCACCACAAGTAAAAAAACCTGTAGTTGCGAGATATGCGTGGGAAAATAATCCGAGATGTACGCTCTACAATTCTGCCGGCTTACCGGCAGCACCTTTTAGTACAATATTCTTGGAAAATGAAAACAATATTTATAAATGA
- a CDS encoding FAD-binding and (Fe-S)-binding domain-containing protein, whose product MQPDFNQLKSQLDGDLFFDNVQRVLYSTDASQYKEMPLAVTRPKNKEDIKKIIAFARENETSVIPRGAGTSLAGQVVGPGIVVDMSKYMNNILEFNEEEKYVIVQPGVVLAELNLFLSKYGMQFGPETSTANRCVIGGMLGNNSCGLHSLVYGSVREHILEVDAVLSDGSETTFNSLTKEEFQQKLNGNPNKLEKAIYQNINEILSSQENQKEIHEKFPDPKLTRRNMGYAIDVLLDSEIYTEGGAPFNFCKLLAGSEGTLAFSTQIKLNVIPLPPKFKGLVCAHFETLEESLLGNLVALKHNPNAIELMDDTVMQAAKENIEQRKNRFFVKGEPGALLMIEFAFETEKELTDTAAALEKDFREAGLGYHFPLVTGADKIKRVWSLRTAGLGLLANIPGDRKGVPGIEDTAVAPEYLPDYVADIKKVLEKLGLSSVYYAHIATGEIHFRPLINFKEKGDVELFDTLMTDVAKLVKKYRGSMSGEHGDGRARGKFIPFMLGEKNYELVKEVKKTWDPENILNPGKIVDTPPITESLRVIPGKETPEYNTVFDFSNYRGYFRSIEKCNGTGDCRKSEVIGGTMCPTFMATRDEDKSTRGRANILREFLYNNQKEKVFDHKEIYDILDLCISCKACKAECPSNVDMAKLKAEFMQQYYDIHSVPMRSKLIAYLPRLYRLAVVFRPISNVLTNTSVFKKTVGFAPKRSIPQLSKITLSRWIANGVPSAEKSKGKVYLFNDEFTNYNESDIGIKAILLLTKLGYDVKIPVHKESGRTFLSKGLIRTSKKIATENVSLLKDIISEETPLIGIEPSAILAFRDEYPELVDTELQTAAKKLGDNALLFEEFVAKEMEKGNISASDFTSEEKHILLHGHCQQKSVASTEPTRIMLSLPANYSVKEIPSGCCGMAGSFGYEKEHYELSQKIGEMVLFPTVREADEETIISAPGTSCRHQIKDGTGRIAKHPVVVLYEALN is encoded by the coding sequence ATGCAACCCGATTTTAATCAGCTTAAATCCCAACTCGATGGCGACCTTTTTTTCGATAATGTGCAACGTGTTTTGTATTCAACCGACGCGTCGCAATACAAGGAAATGCCGCTGGCAGTAACCCGTCCGAAGAACAAGGAGGACATCAAAAAAATTATTGCTTTTGCACGTGAAAACGAAACGTCGGTTATTCCACGCGGGGCAGGAACTTCGTTGGCAGGCCAGGTCGTTGGCCCCGGGATTGTGGTTGACATGTCGAAATATATGAATAACATCCTTGAATTCAACGAGGAAGAGAAATATGTAATTGTTCAACCCGGCGTTGTTTTAGCTGAATTGAACCTGTTTCTTTCAAAATACGGAATGCAGTTTGGACCGGAAACCTCAACTGCCAACCGCTGTGTTATTGGAGGAATGCTGGGAAATAATTCCTGCGGCTTACATTCGCTGGTTTACGGAAGCGTTCGCGAACACATTTTGGAAGTGGATGCCGTTCTTTCAGATGGCTCAGAAACAACATTTAACTCCCTCACAAAAGAAGAATTTCAACAAAAATTAAATGGAAATCCGAACAAACTGGAAAAAGCCATTTATCAAAACATCAATGAAATTCTTTCCAGTCAGGAAAATCAAAAAGAAATCCACGAAAAATTTCCGGATCCAAAACTCACCCGTAGAAACATGGGATATGCAATCGATGTTTTGCTTGATTCTGAAATTTATACTGAAGGCGGAGCTCCGTTCAATTTCTGCAAACTCTTGGCAGGTTCAGAAGGAACGCTGGCTTTTTCAACACAAATAAAATTAAATGTCATCCCTCTCCCACCCAAATTTAAAGGTTTGGTTTGCGCCCATTTCGAAACGCTGGAAGAATCGTTGTTAGGAAACCTGGTGGCATTAAAACACAATCCGAATGCGATTGAATTAATGGACGACACAGTAATGCAGGCCGCAAAAGAAAATATTGAACAACGCAAAAACCGCTTTTTTGTAAAAGGAGAACCAGGGGCGCTGTTAATGATTGAGTTTGCTTTCGAAACAGAAAAAGAACTTACCGACACGGCAGCTGCTTTAGAAAAAGATTTCAGGGAAGCTGGTTTGGGTTATCATTTTCCCTTGGTTACCGGAGCCGATAAAATAAAACGGGTTTGGTCGCTTCGCACTGCCGGACTTGGACTGCTGGCCAACATTCCCGGCGACAGGAAAGGTGTTCCGGGAATTGAAGATACAGCTGTTGCTCCGGAGTATTTACCGGATTATGTTGCCGACATCAAAAAAGTTTTGGAAAAGCTAGGCTTGTCAAGCGTGTATTATGCGCACATTGCCACCGGTGAAATCCATTTTCGACCTTTAATTAATTTTAAAGAAAAAGGCGACGTCGAACTTTTTGACACTTTGATGACCGATGTTGCAAAACTGGTAAAAAAATACCGCGGTTCAATGAGTGGTGAACACGGCGATGGGCGAGCTCGCGGGAAATTTATTCCGTTTATGTTGGGTGAAAAAAATTATGAGCTAGTAAAAGAGGTTAAAAAAACCTGGGATCCTGAAAATATTTTGAACCCCGGCAAAATTGTTGACACACCTCCGATTACGGAGAGCCTGCGTGTAATTCCGGGAAAAGAAACGCCCGAATACAATACGGTATTTGATTTTAGCAACTACCGCGGTTATTTCAGAAGTATTGAAAAATGTAACGGAACCGGCGATTGCCGCAAAAGCGAAGTAATTGGCGGAACGATGTGCCCGACGTTTATGGCTACGCGCGACGAAGATAAATCGACTCGCGGACGGGCAAATATTTTACGCGAATTTCTATACAACAATCAAAAAGAAAAAGTTTTCGACCACAAGGAAATTTACGATATTCTGGATTTATGTATTTCATGTAAAGCGTGTAAAGCTGAATGTCCGTCGAATGTTGACATGGCCAAGCTGAAAGCGGAATTCATGCAACAATATTACGATATTCACAGTGTGCCAATGCGCTCAAAACTGATTGCATATTTACCTCGCTTGTATCGTTTAGCAGTTGTTTTCCGTCCTATTTCAAATGTACTGACCAATACTTCTGTTTTCAAAAAAACAGTGGGTTTTGCGCCAAAAAGAAGTATTCCGCAACTGTCAAAAATTACCTTGAGCCGCTGGATTGCAAACGGGGTTCCTTCCGCAGAAAAAAGCAAAGGGAAAGTATATTTATTTAACGATGAATTTACGAACTACAACGAGAGTGACATTGGGATAAAAGCCATTCTGCTGCTTACAAAATTGGGATACGATGTAAAAATTCCGGTCCACAAAGAAAGTGGAAGAACCTTCCTTTCAAAAGGATTGATTCGCACATCGAAAAAAATTGCAACTGAAAATGTTTCGCTTTTAAAAGACATTATTTCGGAAGAAACGCCGTTGATAGGAATTGAACCGTCAGCTATTTTAGCTTTCCGCGACGAATATCCAGAATTGGTTGACACTGAATTACAAACAGCTGCAAAAAAATTAGGCGACAACGCGTTGCTTTTTGAAGAATTTGTTGCCAAAGAAATGGAAAAAGGAAATATCTCTGCTTCCGATTTTACCAGTGAAGAAAAGCATATTTTACTTCATGGCCATTGCCAGCAAAAATCTGTTGCAAGCACAGAGCCAACAAGAATAATGCTTTCCTTACCGGCGAATTATTCAGTAAAAGAGATTCCTTCCGGTTGTTGTGGAATGGCGGGTTCGTTTGGGTACGAGAAAGAACACTACGAACTTTCACAAAAAATCGGAGAAATGGTACTTTTCCCAACCGTTCGGGAAGCCGATGAAGAAACGATTATTTCTGCGCCCGGAACTTCCTGTCGCCACCAGATAAAAGATGGAACGGGCAGAATTGCCAAACATCCGGTGGTAGTTTTGTATGAGGCGCTGAATTAA
- a CDS encoding class I SAM-dependent methyltransferase: MNNFWNERYSAEEYAYGTEPNDFLKEQLEKLTPGKILFPGEGEGRNAVFAAKKGWEVSAFDSSSEGKRKADKLAKKNKVKIDYQVQDYDLANFKPETYDVIALIYTHMNPEKRKEYHQKLITFLKPGGILILEGFSKKQIENNTGGPRNIGMLFSKEELENDFCSLQKLTTKEMDIYFKEGIFHDGNASVIRIFGMK, from the coding sequence ATGAATAATTTTTGGAACGAACGATATTCAGCAGAAGAATACGCATACGGAACAGAGCCAAACGATTTTTTAAAAGAACAACTGGAGAAGCTAACTCCCGGAAAAATTTTGTTTCCCGGTGAAGGAGAAGGTAGAAATGCAGTATTTGCAGCAAAGAAAGGTTGGGAAGTAAGCGCATTCGATAGCAGTAGCGAAGGAAAAAGAAAAGCGGATAAGTTGGCGAAAAAAAACAAAGTGAAAATCGACTATCAGGTTCAGGATTACGATTTAGCAAATTTCAAGCCGGAGACTTACGATGTAATTGCGTTGATATACACGCACATGAATCCTGAAAAAAGAAAAGAATACCACCAAAAATTGATTACATTTTTAAAACCCGGTGGGATTTTAATTCTGGAAGGATTTTCAAAAAAACAAATTGAAAACAACACCGGCGGCCCCAGGAATATTGGGATGTTATTCTCGAAGGAAGAACTGGAAAATGATTTCTGCTCCTTACAAAAACTCACAACAAAAGAAATGGATATTTATTTTAAGGAAGGTATTTTTCATGATGGAAATGCATCAGTCATTCGTATTTTTGGAATGAAATAG